A genome region from Penaeus monodon isolate SGIC_2016 chromosome 14, NSTDA_Pmon_1, whole genome shotgun sequence includes the following:
- the LOC119580990 gene encoding tubulin beta chain, translating into MREIVHIQAGQCGNQIGAKFWEIISDEHGIDPTGTYRGDHDLQLERINVYYNEATGGKYVPRAILVDLEPGTMDSVRSGPFGQLFRPDNFVFGQSGAGNNWAKGHYTEGAELVDSVLDVVRKESEGCDCLQGFQLTHSLGGGTGSGMGTLLISKIREEYPDRIMNTFSVVPSPKVSDTVVEPYNATLSVHQLVENTDETYCIDNEALYDICFRTLKLSTPTYGDLNHLVSLTMSGVTTCLRFPGQLNADLRKLAVNMVPFPRLHFFMPGFAPLTSRGSQMYRALTVPELTQQMFDAKNMMAACDPRHGRYLTVAAVFRGRMSMKEVDEQMLNIQNKNSSYFVEWIPNNVKTAVCDIPPRGIKMAATFIGNSTAIQELFRRISEQFTAMFRRKAFLHWYTGEGMDEMEFTEAESNMNDLVSEYQQYQDATAEEEYEDEEEHAEEA; encoded by the exons atgagagaaatagTGCACATTCAGGCCGGCCAGTGCGGCAACCAGATTGGGGCCAAA TTCTGGGAGATCATCAGCGATGAGCATGGCATCGACCCAACAGGCACTTACCGCGGTGACCATGACCTGCAGCTTGAACGCATCAACGTTTACTACAATGAAGCGACCGGTGGCAA atATGTCCCACGTGCCATCCTTGTGGACCTGGAGCCCGGTACGATGGACTCCGTCCGATCCGGACCCTTCGGCCAGCTCTTCAGGCCAGACAACTTCGTGTTCG GTCAGAGCGGAGCCGGCAACAACTGGGCCAAGGGGCACTACACAGAGGGCGCTGAGCTCGTGGACTCCGTCTTGGACGTAGTCCGAAAGGAGTCCGAAGGATGCGACTGCCTGCAAGGCTTCCAGCTCACACACTCCCTCGGGGGCGGCACTGGCTCTGGCATGGGCACGCTGCTAATCTCCAAGATTCGTGAAGAATACCCTGACCGTATTATGAACACATTCTCAGTTGTGCCTAGCCCTAAG GTATCCGACACCGTAGTAGAGCCCTACAACGCCACCCTGTCAGTCCATCAGCTCGTAGAAAACACAGACGAAACTTACTGCATCGATAACGAAGCGCTTTACGACATTTGCTTTAGGACACTTAAGCTTTCAACTCCCACCTACGGCGACCTGAATCATCTAGTTTCCCTTACAATGTCTGGTGTCACCACCTGCCTGCGCTTCCCTGGACAACTGAATGCTGATCTCCGCAAGCTGGCCGTGAACATGGTGCCCTTCCCTCGACTTCACTTCTTCATGCCCGGTTTCGCTCCCCTCACTTCCCGCGGCTCCCAGATGTACCGCGCACTCACCGTGCCTGAGCTCACCCAGCAGATGTTCGATGCCAAGAACATGATGGCCGCCTGCGACCCCCGCCACGGCCGCTACCTCACTGTCGCTGCAGTGTTCCGAGGCCGCATGTCCATGAAGGAAGTCGACGAACAGATGTTGAACATCCAGAACAAGAACTCCTCCTACTTCGTGGAATGGATTCCCAACAACGTGAAGACTGCCGTGTGCGACATTCCTCCCAGAGGAATCAAGATGGCCGCTACCTTCATCGGCAACTCCACCGCCATCCAGGAATTGTTCCGCCGTATCTCAGAACAGTTCACCGCTATGTTCCGTCGAAAGGCTTTCCTCCATTGGTACACTGGCGAGGGCATGGACGAGATGGAGTTCACCGAGGCCGAGTCCAACATGAACGATCTGGTGTCCGAGTACCAGCAGTACCAGGACGCCACCGCCGAGGAAGAGTacgaggatgaggaggagcaTGCTGAGGAGGCCTAA
- the LOC119580992 gene encoding methionine--tRNA ligase, mitochondrial-like: MINTGGEMKSLGLRKMLLTLRLDSIRSCMNRRNNVSRSLGLLKRRLSGIRSSDGGKVDRSENLTGNYFVTTPIFYVNAEPHIGHLHSALLADAAQRFQKLQNPAISTIFSTGTDEHGLKIQQSSMASGCDPLVFCNQVSHKFKALFDLVDIGYTDYIRTVEDRHKIAVGHFFNKLKDNGHIYQGNYSGWYCVSDEAYLTELQVREVHLQSGEKQLVSLESGHPVEWNSEDNYMFRLSSFQQDLQYWLKDDQRVQPERYLQQLRGWVSEDLHDLSVSRPKKRVSWGIPVPEDSKHTIYVWVDALVNYLTVAGYPEQMVWPPDVQVLGKDILRFHGIYWPALLMAAGLDPPNKLLCHSHWTIEGEKMSKSKGNVVCPKDRVERYTSDGLRYFLLREGTPHSDSSWSDTRAVRLLNAELADSLGNLMNRCTAQSLNPHQQRPPLCLQYKENMPLSGQKLVEQLVMLPDLVEKHYTDFNFYRGIDVIMAAVRQANVFVQEERPWELKNQTDRRKLDSVLRVALEAVRTAGIALQPIVPRLASCLLDATGVPDHQRCWNSLHLGFYNVNQDDLSTSYKLGARTKLFRKIKD, encoded by the coding sequence ATGATAAACACCGGTGGAGAAATGAAAAGTCTCGGTCTAAGGAAAATGCTGCTGACGTTAAGACTTGACTCTATAAGGTCGTGTATGAACAGACGAAATAATGTCTCAAGATCCCTTGGACTCCTGAAAAGGCGTCTTTCGGGAATAAGAAGTTCCGATGGCGGAAAAGTTGACAGAAGTGAGAATTTGACTGGAAACTATTTTGTGACAACGCCTATATTCTATGTGAATGCAGAACCACACATAGGGCATCTACATTCAGCCCTTTTGGCAGATGCAGCTCAAAGGTTCCAGAAGCTTCAAAACCCAGCAATAAGTACAATATTTTCCACCGGTACCGATGAACATGGTCTCAAAATTCAGCAGTCATCCATGGCATCAGGCTGTGATCCGTTGGTGTTTTGTAACCAGGTTTCCCATAAATTCAAAGCGTTATTTGATTTAGTGGATATTGGATATACAGACTATATACGAACAGTTGAAGATAGACACAAAATTGCAGTTGgacatttttttaacaaattgaaAGATAATGGACACATATATCAGGGAAATTACAGTGGTTGGTACTGTGTGTCAGATGAGGCCTACCTTACTGAGTTACAGGTTCGTGAAGTGCATTTACAGTCTGGGGAAAAACAACTGGTGAGTTTAGAAAGTGGACACCCTGTGGAATGGAACAGTGAAGACAATTATATGTTCAGATTATCAAGTTTCCAACAAGATTTGCAGTATTGGTTGAAGGATGACCAGCGTGTGCAGCCTGAGCGGTACCTTCAACAACTTAGAGGATGGGTCAGTGAAGATTTACATGACTTGTCAGTGTCTCGTCCCAAAAAACGAGTGTCATGGGGCATTCCTGTACCAGAAGACAGCAAGCATACAATATATGTCTGGGTAGATGCACTTGTTAATTACCTCACAGTTGCAGGATACCCTGAACAAATGGTATGGCCTCCAGATGTTCAAGTTTTAGGCAAAGATATATTACGATTTCATGGTATATACTGGCCTGCACTCCTAATGGCTGCAGGTCTAGATCCTCCAAACAAACTTCTGTGCCATTCTCATTGGACAATTGAAGGCGAAAAAATGAGTAAGTCCAAAGGCAATGTTGTCTGCCCAAAAGACCGTGTAGAGCGTTACACAAGTGATGGGTTACGATACTTTCTTCTTAGAGAAGGGACGCCACATTCAGACAGTAGTTGGAGTGACACTCGAGCAGTCCGCCTTCTAAATGCTGAGCTAGCTGATTCCTTAGGCAATTTAATGAATAGATGCACAGCACAGTCTTTAAATCCCCATCAGCAAAGACCACCTCTATGCCTACAGTATAAAGAAAATATGCCCTTATCAGGTCAGAAACTGGTGGAACAGTTGGTTATGCTTCCAGATCTTGTGGAAAAGCATTATacagattttaatttttatcgtgGCATTGATGTGATTATGGCAGCTGTAAGGCAAGCAAATGTTTTTGTGCAAGAGGAACGACCATGGGAACTGAAGAATCAGACAGACCGAAGAAAGTTGGATTCAGTGCTGCGTGTAGCTTTAGAGGCAGTGCGTACAGCTGGTATTGCACTTCAGCCTATTGTACCAAGACTGGCATCATGCTTATTGGATGCCACAGGTGTACCAGATCATCAGCGCTGTTGGAACAGTTTGCATCTAGGATTTTATAATGTGAACCAAGATGACCTGAGTACCTCCTACAAACTAGGAGCACGTACTAAGCTGTtcaggaaaataaaagattaa